One Halarcobacter ebronensis genomic window carries:
- the ectB gene encoding diaminobutyrate--2-oxoglutarate transaminase: MRIFENLESEVRGYIRSFPTIFETSKGAILTDEQGNEYIDFFAGAGTLNYGHNNEHIQDALIEYLKKDGIVHGLDMATTAKKEFIQSFNETILKPRNLEYKLQFTGPTGTNAVETALKLARLVKGRSNIVAFTNGYHGLSQGSLAVTGNNEYRDESYISRANATFMPFDGYFDDINTLKYFRKFLNDGSSGVDLPAAVILETIQGEGGINIASKEWLQELESICREYDILLIVDDIQVGNGRSGDFFSFEFAGINPDMVTLSKSIGGGLPMALLLLKPDLDQWKPGEHTGTFRGNNLAFVASKVCLDNYWQNDDLSNAVFYKEKILKDKLQQIANKHKDDYTIDIRGRGLVYGFEVKNDKAIASQISEYSFNENLICETCGSDGQVVKFLPPLTISEEDLKEGLNRFEKAVDKLFEDKKNKLTKEF; encoded by the coding sequence ATGAGAATCTTTGAAAACTTAGAATCAGAAGTTAGAGGGTATATAAGAAGTTTCCCAACAATCTTTGAAACTTCTAAAGGTGCAATTTTAACAGATGAACAAGGCAATGAATATATTGATTTTTTTGCAGGAGCTGGAACATTAAATTATGGACACAATAATGAACATATTCAAGATGCATTAATTGAGTATCTTAAAAAAGATGGGATTGTACATGGTTTAGATATGGCAACTACTGCAAAAAAAGAGTTTATTCAAAGTTTCAATGAGACTATTTTAAAACCAAGAAACTTAGAATATAAACTTCAATTTACTGGACCAACAGGTACTAATGCAGTTGAGACTGCATTAAAATTAGCTCGTTTAGTAAAAGGGCGAAGTAATATAGTTGCTTTTACAAATGGTTATCATGGTTTGTCTCAAGGTTCTTTGGCAGTTACAGGTAACAATGAGTATAGAGATGAGAGTTATATAAGCAGAGCAAATGCAACCTTTATGCCCTTTGATGGATATTTTGATGATATTAATACTTTAAAATATTTTAGAAAATTTTTAAATGATGGAAGTAGCGGTGTTGATTTACCAGCTGCTGTTATTCTTGAAACTATTCAAGGAGAAGGTGGTATAAATATTGCTTCTAAAGAGTGGCTTCAAGAGTTAGAGTCTATTTGTAGAGAGTATGATATTCTTTTAATAGTTGATGATATTCAAGTAGGAAATGGAAGAAGTGGAGATTTCTTCTCTTTTGAATTTGCTGGAATAAATCCTGATATGGTAACACTATCAAAATCAATTGGTGGTGGACTTCCAATGGCATTACTACTTTTAAAACCTGATTTAGACCAATGGAAACCAGGAGAACATACTGGAACTTTTAGGGGAAACAATTTAGCTTTTGTAGCTTCAAAAGTTTGCTTAGATAACTATTGGCAAAATGATGATTTATCAAATGCAGTATTTTATAAAGAGAAAATACTAAAAGATAAACTACAACAAATTGCAAATAAACATAAAGATGACTATACAATAGATATACGAGGAAGAGGACTTGTTTATGGTTTTGAAGTAAAAAATGATAAAGCAATTGCTTCTCAAATTTCAGAATACTCATTTAATGAAAATCTAATCTGCGAGACTTGTGGAAGTGATGGACAAGTTGTAAAGTTTCTGCCTCCACTTACAATTTCTGAAGAGGATTTAAAAGAGGGATTAAACAGATTTGAAAAAGCGGTTGACAAACTATTTGAAGATAAAAAAAATAAATTGACTAAGGAGTTTTAA
- a CDS encoding ectoine synthase → MIVRDIKNIIGTEKEVHAKEGQWSSRRMLLKSDNMGFSFHETIIKANTKTHIHYQNHLEAVYCVKGNGKIEDLKTGEVHEIYDGVMYALNEHDDHNLYGGSEDMRLICVFNPPIKGSENHDENGVYPLE, encoded by the coding sequence ATGATTGTAAGAGATATAAAAAATATAATAGGAACAGAAAAAGAGGTTCATGCAAAAGAGGGACAATGGAGTAGTAGAAGAATGCTTTTAAAAAGTGACAATATGGGCTTTTCTTTCCATGAAACAATTATTAAAGCAAATACAAAAACACATATACATTATCAAAATCATTTAGAAGCTGTTTATTGTGTTAAAGGAAATGGGAAAATAGAGGATTTAAAAACAGGAGAAGTTCATGAAATATATGATGGCGTAATGTATGCATTAAACGAACATGATGACCATAATCTTTACGGAGGAAGTGAAGATATGAGACTTATTTGTGTATTTAATCCACCAATAAAAGGGAGTGAAAATCATGATGAAAACGGCGTATACCCTTTAGAATAA
- a CDS encoding aspartate kinase, which translates to MSIKVCKFGGSSVKNSSQIKKVLDIVKEDKKRRVIVVSAPGRDEIFDEKITDHLLNLAKEGKHFSEHPYSIKKNESLNTILSKFKTLCDELKIDNKEILNELKEDLENSTLKDKKREAFFLSRGEHYNAKIICEFFKKSGLNTILKLPEEFKFILNGNFCDGKIQEESYTNIQNTFTFEKDEIFIVPGFYGITKENEIAVMSRGGSDLSGGEIAYALDADMYENWTDTNGVYEVDPRVISNANVIPRLTFKEIRLLSSKGFNVFHFNAMLNCKKRKIPINIRNTNNPAHQGTMILNERVPMENLVGIAKLDNMASIHIQKNMLADEIGFTAELLKIFEEFNVNTYHYPTDKDDIAILVDQEDLKGNINNLRRAIEKRLFTNTITVTYHLSIITLVGIGLKENTFTIVDAITALKNNNISFEMFDLSPSKISFHIGVSQNISEAALKTLYEHLIKK; encoded by the coding sequence ATGAGTATCAAAGTTTGTAAATTTGGTGGAAGTTCCGTAAAGAACTCCTCCCAAATTAAAAAGGTCCTAGATATAGTAAAAGAGGATAAAAAAAGAAGAGTAATTGTAGTATCAGCACCAGGAAGAGATGAAATATTTGATGAAAAAATAACTGATCATTTATTAAATCTTGCAAAAGAGGGAAAACACTTTTCTGAACACCCCTACTCTATTAAAAAAAATGAGAGTTTGAATACTATTTTAAGTAAATTTAAAACCCTATGTGATGAATTAAAAATTGATAACAAAGAGATTTTGAATGAATTAAAAGAGGATTTAGAGAACTCTACTTTAAAAGACAAAAAAAGAGAAGCTTTCTTTCTCTCAAGAGGAGAACACTACAATGCAAAAATTATATGTGAATTTTTCAAAAAGAGCGGATTAAATACCATTTTAAAACTCCCTGAGGAATTTAAATTTATACTAAATGGGAACTTTTGTGATGGTAAAATCCAAGAAGAATCATATACAAATATTCAAAATACTTTTACTTTTGAAAAAGATGAAATATTTATTGTTCCAGGATTTTATGGAATAACAAAAGAGAATGAAATTGCAGTAATGAGTAGAGGAGGCTCTGATTTATCAGGTGGAGAAATTGCTTATGCTTTAGATGCAGATATGTATGAAAACTGGACAGATACAAATGGAGTTTATGAAGTGGACCCAAGAGTTATATCTAATGCAAATGTAATTCCAAGATTAACTTTTAAAGAGATAAGGCTTTTAAGCTCAAAAGGTTTTAATGTCTTCCACTTTAATGCAATGCTAAATTGTAAAAAAAGAAAAATACCAATAAATATTAGAAATACAAATAATCCTGCACATCAAGGAACAATGATACTAAACGAAAGAGTTCCAATGGAGAATTTAGTAGGAATAGCAAAATTAGATAATATGGCATCTATTCATATACAAAAAAATATGTTAGCTGATGAAATAGGTTTTACAGCTGAACTACTTAAAATTTTTGAAGAGTTTAATGTAAATACTTACCACTATCCAACAGATAAAGATGATATTGCAATTTTAGTTGATCAAGAGGATTTAAAGGGAAATATAAATAATTTAAGACGAGCTATTGAAAAAAGATTGTTTACAAATACAATTACAGTTACCTATCATCTATCAATAATAACCCTTGTTGGAATAGGATTAAAAGAGAATACTTTTACAATAGTTGATGCCATAACTGCATTAAAAAACAACAATATAAGTTTTGAAATGTTTGATTTAAGTCCGTCTAAAATATCTTTTCATATTGGAGTTTCCCAAAATATTTCAGAAGCAGCATTAAAGACTTTATATGAACATTTAATTAAAAAATAG
- the proX gene encoding glycine betaine/L-proline ABC transporter substrate-binding protein ProX: MSKKIILGALVSLLLSTGLSAAKITALKTNIAEESFQMKIVVELLKKMGYDVEMTNDVSYDIAYQTIANNATSDDVYFIASSWDPLHNGKLEALGEDKFAKYSEFISGCAQGYLIDKKTAEKYNIKYINDLKDPKIAKIFDTNKDGKADLTGCNAGWGCEKVIEYQLDAFGLRDTIEHNQGEYSALIADTIANYKTGKPILYYTWTPYWVSGKLVPGKDVVFLQVTKSANPNQSSTKLPNGVDYGFAVNSQKIVSNASVKTKHKDIAKLFDIVKLSVNDVSGENMLMTNGQKKEKDIDRHVKIWLDNNKTKVESWIKEAKAVK; the protein is encoded by the coding sequence ATGAGTAAAAAAATAATATTAGGAGCACTAGTTTCACTATTACTTTCAACAGGATTGAGCGCTGCAAAGATTACAGCTTTGAAAACAAATATAGCTGAAGAGTCTTTTCAAATGAAAATTGTAGTTGAATTACTAAAAAAGATGGGATATGATGTGGAGATGACTAATGATGTGAGTTATGATATAGCATATCAAACAATTGCAAATAATGCAACAAGTGATGATGTATATTTTATAGCTTCAAGTTGGGATCCTTTACATAATGGAAAACTAGAGGCTTTGGGTGAAGATAAATTTGCAAAATATTCAGAGTTTATTTCAGGATGTGCCCAGGGTTATTTAATAGATAAAAAAACAGCGGAAAAATATAATATTAAATATATAAATGATTTAAAAGATCCAAAAATTGCTAAAATTTTTGATACTAATAAAGATGGAAAAGCTGATTTAACAGGTTGTAATGCAGGTTGGGGATGTGAAAAAGTTATTGAGTATCAATTAGACGCTTTTGGATTAAGAGATACAATTGAACATAATCAAGGTGAATATTCAGCACTTATTGCAGATACAATTGCAAACTATAAAACAGGGAAACCAATTTTATATTATACTTGGACTCCATATTGGGTAAGTGGGAAATTAGTTCCAGGAAAAGATGTTGTATTTTTACAAGTAACTAAATCTGCTAATCCAAACCAAAGTTCTACAAAATTGCCAAATGGAGTTGATTATGGTTTTGCTGTAAATTCACAAAAAATTGTATCTAATGCCAGTGTTAAAACAAAACATAAAGATATTGCAAAATTATTTGATATTGTAAAACTTAGTGTAAATGATGTAAGTGGTGAAAATATGCTTATGACAAATGGTCAGAAAAAAGAGAAAGATATTGATAGACACGTTAAAATATGGTTAGATAATAATAAAACAAAAGTTGAATCTTGGATAAAAGAGGCAAAAGCAGTAAAATAG
- the proW gene encoding glycine betaine/L-proline ABC transporter permease ProW, which produces MSNDPWGNASTAQADKQSSVDWVHTTADNLDSSQSFDILHPFDNAVIPFDAWTNSGINWLVENFRDFFILAKAPIDFVLKSIEGFLQYLSPYVVIAFFVLLALQFSTKKMAFGTFLSFLLIGFIGAWEESMVTLALVITAVLFSVIIGLPLGIWSARSNRVDSILRPILDAMQTTPAFVYLIPIVMLFGIGNVPGVIVTIIFALPPLIRLTNLGIRQVPEDLIEASRSFGASSRQMLFKVQIPVAMPTIMAGINQTLMLALSMVVIASMIAVGGLGQMVLRGIGRLDIGLAAVGGLGIVLLAVILDRLTQAMGTRDKSQKIKWYQKGPAGLIYKLVKKEK; this is translated from the coding sequence ATGAGTAATGATCCTTGGGGAAATGCTTCTACGGCTCAAGCAGATAAACAATCATCTGTAGATTGGGTACATACAACAGCTGATAATTTAGATAGTTCGCAAAGTTTTGATATTTTACACCCTTTTGATAATGCAGTTATTCCTTTTGATGCCTGGACAAACTCAGGTATTAATTGGCTTGTTGAGAATTTTAGAGACTTTTTTATTTTAGCAAAGGCACCAATTGATTTTGTATTAAAGTCAATTGAAGGCTTTTTGCAATATCTTTCACCTTATGTGGTTATTGCTTTTTTTGTTCTTCTAGCTCTTCAATTCTCCACAAAAAAGATGGCTTTTGGTACTTTTTTATCTTTTTTATTAATTGGTTTTATTGGTGCGTGGGAAGAGTCAATGGTTACTTTGGCTTTAGTTATAACCGCTGTTCTATTCTCAGTTATTATTGGATTACCACTTGGAATATGGAGTGCAAGAAGTAATAGGGTTGATAGTATCCTAAGACCAATATTAGATGCAATGCAAACAACTCCAGCTTTTGTCTATTTAATACCTATTGTAATGCTATTTGGTATTGGTAATGTTCCTGGAGTTATTGTTACTATTATTTTTGCATTGCCACCTCTTATTAGATTAACAAATTTAGGAATTAGACAAGTCCCAGAGGATTTGATTGAAGCCTCTAGGTCTTTTGGAGCAAGTTCAAGACAGATGCTTTTTAAAGTACAAATTCCAGTTGCAATGCCAACAATTATGGCAGGAATAAATCAAACCTTGATGCTTGCTTTATCAATGGTTGTTATTGCTTCAATGATTGCCGTTGGCGGTTTAGGGCAGATGGTTTTAAGAGGAATAGGAAGACTTGATATTGGACTTGCAGCTGTTGGTGGATTAGGAATTGTTTTATTGGCGGTTATTTTAGATAGATTAACACAAGCAATGGGAACAAGAGATAAAAGTCAAAAAATAAAATGGTATCAAAAGGGACCAGCAGGATTAATTTATAAACTAGTTAAAAAGGAGAAATAA
- the proV gene encoding glycine betaine/L-proline ABC transporter ATP-binding protein ProV gives MYYKKNKKLVVKNVFKVFGEEPKKALKMLQNGKSKEEIFKKTGMTIGVQDASFEIYEGEIFVIMGLSGSGKSTLVRLLNRLIEPTSGKIYIDETDVTNLNDKDLIEIRRKKISMVFQSFALMPHMNILDNVSFGLELSGVDKKSRYEAALDALKQVGLENYGLSYPDELSGGMQQRVGLARALANNPDIMLMDEAFSALDPLIRTEMQDELLQLQNSAQRTIVFISHDLDEAIRIGDRIAIMQNGEISQIGTPEEIINNPANDYIKSFFKGVDVTSVLTASHIAKKVRSTIINKEGTGIKAALQYISDFDDDYAYFIEKSGKYIGILTLESLKEQKRVGGTIHDAIIDESPINENLQISEFISDIAEHKYPTAVINEEGKYKGTISKSRLLKVFDEGVDYE, from the coding sequence ATTTATTATAAAAAAAATAAAAAACTTGTTGTTAAAAATGTATTTAAAGTTTTTGGAGAAGAACCTAAAAAAGCTTTAAAAATGCTACAAAATGGAAAATCAAAAGAGGAAATTTTTAAGAAAACTGGTATGACTATAGGTGTTCAAGATGCTAGTTTTGAAATATACGAAGGTGAAATCTTTGTAATAATGGGGCTTTCAGGCTCTGGAAAATCTACTTTAGTTAGATTACTTAATAGGCTTATTGAGCCAACTTCTGGAAAAATATATATTGATGAAACTGATGTTACAAATCTTAATGATAAAGATTTAATAGAGATAAGAAGAAAGAAAATTTCAATGGTTTTTCAATCTTTTGCACTTATGCCACATATGAATATTTTGGATAATGTTTCATTTGGTTTGGAGTTAAGTGGAGTTGATAAAAAAAGTAGATATGAGGCTGCTCTTGATGCTTTAAAGCAAGTAGGACTTGAAAATTATGGATTATCATATCCAGATGAGCTAAGTGGAGGTATGCAACAACGTGTAGGACTTGCAAGAGCTTTAGCTAATAATCCAGATATTATGCTTATGGATGAGGCTTTTTCCGCTTTGGATCCTCTTATTAGAACAGAGATGCAAGATGAACTTCTGCAACTTCAAAATAGTGCCCAAAGAACTATTGTATTTATTTCACATGATTTAGATGAAGCAATTAGAATAGGGGATAGAATAGCAATAATGCAAAATGGTGAGATTTCTCAAATTGGAACTCCTGAAGAGATTATAAACAATCCTGCAAATGATTATATAAAATCATTTTTTAAAGGTGTTGATGTAACTTCAGTTTTAACAGCATCTCATATTGCAAAAAAAGTACGCTCAACAATAATAAATAAAGAGGGAACAGGGATAAAAGCTGCTTTACAATATATCTCAGATTTTGATGATGATTATGCATATTTTATTGAAAAGAGTGGTAAATATATTGGAATTCTAACCTTAGAATCATTAAAAGAGCAAAAAAGAGTAGGTGGCACAATTCATGATGCAATAATTGATGAAAGTCCTATTAATGAAAATCTTCAAATATCTGAATTTATCTCTGATATTGCAGAGCATAAATATCCTACTGCAGTAATAAATGAAGAAGGTAAATATAAAGGTACCATTTCAAAAAGTAGGCTATTAAAAGTATTTGATGAAGGAGTAGATTATGAGTAA